GGCTTTTGTCGTGGACAGGTGGAAGTAACAGCGTTTAGttcgttttaaaatttgattttatttaaggGAAATAAGCCGTATTTGCTGTCCATTCTAAGCGATGAGTTTGGATTGATGAAGCTGCTCAATATCACAAAGTAAAGCTCCTTCCCGTGTAAGCGTTGGAGTCAGTGAATGATGTTTAGTTTCGTTCCCCCCTTTTATCTCCCTCTATTTGCTTTTGTACTGCttcgtgtttgtgttgttgttgttgttgttatgccAATGATCGCTTGATCATACGCACACCCGGATCGTGGTTTAGTGAGCTACCACCGATTGAGCTCCAGCATTGGCTGCCGATCCAGCCAGACCGCCGAATCCTCCATGTCCTCCGTGTCCACCACCCTGGGTGAAAGACTGCGACGCAGCATTAGCGGCCGATCCAGAGAATCCACCGAATCCGGGGAATCCACCAtgtccaccgccaccaccctGGTTGAACGATTGCGCACCAGCGTTGGCAGCCGAACCACCGAAACCACCTCCATGGCCACCGCCGCCCTGCGTGAAGGACTGAGTACCAGCATTGGCAGCCGATCCAGAGAGACCTCCAAAACCTCCATGACCACCGCCGCCCTGCGTGAACGACTGGCTACCGGCATTGGCTGCCGAACCCGAAAGTCCACCGAATCCTCCCGGGAATCCTCCAtgtccaccgccaccgccctGGGTGAACGATTGTGCACCAGCATTAGCAGCCGATGCGGAAAGTCCTCCAAAGCCACCACCATGTCCGGGGAAACCGCCACCGAAGCCCTGATTGAACGATTGAGCGCCAGCGTTGGCCGCACTGCCGCTTAGTCCACCGCCCGGAGCATTACGGACCACACGGACCGGGGCAAAGGGAAGATCGGCCTCATCCACCAGGATCACTGTAACGAACGACACAGATCAGAACCTGCGGACACCGGGAACCATCGCTAAACTTACACTGGTACGGAGCAGCGGACACGGTGACCAAAATGGCCGCAACAAACACCAGCAACGACTTCATACTTCCGACCAAAAGACGAAAACACTTCACAAAACTACGTCGATTCCGTTTGGCTTGCGATTGCGCAATGATGGTCCAATGGGCGCATCCTAGCAGTATTTATATGGGTTTGAATGCTGCCGGTGCTCAACGACCCCGAGCATCCCCCACGTCACGTAAAGTACTTGTCCTAGGGGTGCTAACAATGGCGAACAACAAACGAAGAGAACCATTCGTTTGGTCGTGGGGACGGGAATGTCTGGAGCGGCCAAGAAGGAGGTGTCTGTGGACGCGTCTGTGTGAGTAGCCCCAGAATGTAAGCCTCATTTGTTGCCGGTCGATATCGATGTTGCAGATTGTGGGTCTGAAAAGGCACGAAGGCGAGGCAGgcgagtgtgcgtgtgagtcAGCGCAGCTAATTCAGCCGAGCCTAAAGCAGAATCGGACCCACAAGAGTAGacctatacacacacacccgtctTCCGCAAACCTTCCACCCTCCCTCCTCATTCCGTAGCGTAGTTCTTGAGACGTTAAAAATCCAGTTTTCAAACCATTCTGTCAGTCTCCCATCAGCTCCAGTCGAATTACAAGATCATCAGCAATCTTGTTCTTGCATGGCTGGTTAAGGGGAGCCATTAAGCGACGACGGTGAGGCAGGGTTTTAGACCTAGCGGTGCAGgtcaacacacacagcactcCAGAGTCAGAGTTCTTTCCGGGACGCAGTGCTGACCCGACGTGGAGCACTGTGGTAACTACGATTCAGCACCTTTTTTTCATGATTGATGATTGACCAAATTGTGGTGGGTAAAGAAACGAACATCAGTCGAAAAAGCGAACTTGATCTTGATGGCTGAAGATCAGTGTCAGGTTTTGAATGAGAGCTTTGAAGTACCATTGCTCGGGAAAACATTGAGTAAGACGATTTGATAATATTTTCTCCGTTACATAAGCTACAAAGCGAGGGAGTTCTTTGTTGTTcttcatttcgtttctttcgGAGCCTGACACTTGGATGCTGCCAAGTCGTGCCCCATTAGTGGGTCTtacgtttttttatgtccattttTGTCCAGTTCGTAAGGTTTTCCGCATTTGAGTTGCATGTTTGTCTCGCAaatatcttgtttttttttttttttaatgcggTTTTATTGCTATGATAATTACAATCATTTATTGATCAGCCCTCTAGCAAGACCTTTTTAATCAGGATATGTTATAAAATTCGTTGCATGCATGCATTTTGTATAGAAACACAATTATACCTAAGCCAACATTTACAGCGATGCTACGAAGAGTGGATAGGGAAGTGGGTATAAAATTTTATGGCTACCAATTACCGCTCAGTATTGCTGGGATTGATTATGGGAATCcgtatattaaaaaaaattggccATCTTTTATGTGCAAGGTCGGCTAAAGGAGTACAGACTtccgtttattgttttcttcgtgTTGTTTTTATAATAGTTTCATTACTAAAGTAATACGTTTCCTATTGCTTTTCTTGGAAcagcccggtggtgcagggaacagcggcgccggttttcaaacggcagggctGAAGTTCAGCCCTGTTGTTCCCCCGTAGGAAGGACTGCCtctccaactacatggtatcggcaacTCTTATAAGCCATTccatggccggcgtgatcctAGAAatcgttatgccaagaagaagaagaagaagaatgcttTTCTCCAGCTTATCCCTGTCTTGTGGTCCTAGAAGAGGCTTGATGCATCTTCATATAGATGACAGCTAAAATCACAACGGTTGCCATAATTCCTACAACCAGCACCGTCAGGAATGTCCATTTCGTACATGGGATATCGCTATTGAAAGACATACAGCAAATAATATCGCTaaggaagagagagatagagagatagagcgaaagaaaatacGTTAGAAATACCTAGTACTTTATGCTAGAACTTACTTCTTTTATGACTTTACCTACCCAATTTCACAGTCTGGTGAGGTGTCAGAATCAGAATCATCCATCTTTACTAAAGTCTTGACTAGGCTTAAGCCCTCTTCACGCTTGCGATTTGGCAACCGTCTAAGCTGCTTGCTTCAGCAAAACTGATCAATACGCGATCTAAACACGATCCTGCGGGTAAGATGGTCCTCTCACTGCAGGGAATTCCATTACATTTAAACCGGTTTGTTGTATTTTAGTTGTTCAAATGGTAAGAATGTGATGTGAAGATTTGAAATATTGTACAATTTTAAGTTGATGGATGTAAAAGTGATTTCCGTTTAAGCTAACGCTTAAACACTTCTTCACGGATAATACGCTGTGTGTCAAACCAAGTAAAAACAGGTTTTTGAGCCCAACAAGAAGAATTATGATgattaaaaccaaaaaaaaaacacatgagAACTAAAAATAGCCTATCGATGTTTGGAAACGTTGGTAGAAACAATGAAGTAGAAATTGAGAGGAAACCCGATGGTAATGTAATGTCAGTGATAGATAAAACTATGAACAGAGTTGGCCGGTGACGCGAAGAATGCGCTTAAAACCCTTAAACAGCAATACAAGATCAACACAATCCATGGATCACACCAAATGATCGGAGCTTGGACGACATCGGAGCTTTGGAAAAtcgaatttaaaatattgatgCCTGGCGGGGCGttccggtggtagaggcgacaacggcgccggtcttcaacaAGGCAGGACCGAGATTCAAGTTCCGGACAAGTCCTTACCGTTCCCCCAGCAACACTGGCTGCGTCATCTGTTTCCGAACCATACGACTTTTCTCCACTGCACTTTTGCATTTCTGGATTGAACTTGGGATGGCAAGGAGGACCCTGTAATTCTACATATTTTGAGGGGAGAGGGGGTCTCTTTTCATGAGCAGGGACCTCACGAGCCAGCAGTCGGAGCCCCATCCATCAGATCCGCCAGTATTTACAACAACCAATTCATTTTGGGCTTCAGCTCGGTGCCTCTTTCGAAGTGGGCCGCGACCAGTCAGTCAGTTATAGGAAGATCCGCTTCTGGAAAGTCTAGTCTAACCGATGGCAGGCGTAatctagaaggtcgttaagccaagaagaagatagctCGTTCAATTTGCATACATAACGCTATTATCAAAATAATATACAATGCAAGATCAATGACCAGGAAAACAGGACCTTCCATCCTTACTATGACGGCTTATTGCTGAGTGtagaaatagttttaaaaaatgcctttttttcaATGGAGTCAAACAGTTTCCGTATgtatatttgaaaaacaaaaacaccaaaagaAGACGTAACAATTTTTATCCAAACGACAAAGAGTGTGCGACAAGATAACAAACGACAAAAGACTTAAACGCCGCTCGGAAGTATcataagcgacgaaccctaaTGTTATTGTTTATCCATCTGTTAACGATCGCGTTTCTTTCGTTTGACATCGTTCTACCGACGCGTCGACATTGGCTGCATGTTAACAACCAATTGTCTCCAAAcgcaagcaaaacaatcagcaaataaaacatgcatttgtttgtttgttttttgttatacaAAAAAGAGTTATAATTTATCCAAACGTATCACAATCGACCACCTtgagtatgttttttttgcttctgttctTGTTCTTTTCACACAGTTTATGCTGCTGTTCGTCGTTCGTacgatgttttgttgttggtgcagTTGGTTTCCGCGGTCAGGTCAACGACAAAACCGGGCAAAGTGTCATGAATGTGTCAATGTAATTTCGTTGTTTCGCGTGTACGttctctgcgtgtgtgtgctttcttattaatttttttttgcaatcattgtgtttgcgtgtgtaaaTTGTACAGACTACCGATTTCTAGAACGTAATCCTGGCCGTCAGTAGAGTAGTAACATGGTATTagtatttatgtgtgtgtttgttttttttgttgggcgtTTGCTGTTCGGCGAAGTTGCGCGCGACGCTAGCCGTACTTAACCGCTGAACGATTGAGCGCCGGCGTTGGCAGCCGAGCCGCTGAATCCACCGAATCCGGGGAATCCGGAACCACCCGAGAACGACTGAGCACCGGCCGAAGCAGCCGAGCCAGAGAATCCACCATGT
This genomic window from Anopheles maculipalpis chromosome 2RL, idAnoMacuDA_375_x, whole genome shotgun sequence contains:
- the LOC126558995 gene encoding uncharacterized protein LOC126558995, encoding MKSLLVFVAAILVTVSAAPYQLILVDEADLPFAPVRVVRNAPGGGLSGSAANAGAQSFNQGFGGGFPGHGGGFGGLSASAANAGAQSFTQGGGGGHGGFPGGFGGLSGSAANAGSQSFTQGGGGHGGFGGLSGSAANAGTQSFTQGGGGHGGGFGGSAANAGAQSFNQGGGGGHGGFPGFGGFSGSAANAASQSFTQGGGHGGHGGFGGLAGSAANAGAQSVVAH